In Rutidosis leptorrhynchoides isolate AG116_Rl617_1_P2 chromosome 2, CSIRO_AGI_Rlap_v1, whole genome shotgun sequence, one genomic interval encodes:
- the LOC139888798 gene encoding uncharacterized protein, whose product MRSGVKLDNNYVVPYNRKLCFMFQAHINVDCCGSTMLIKYLFKYISKGTDRVATRISRPLGTASSPVPAVSQPVDEIQNFIDARFICPHDAFWLTYIHPAFGEAFFLRMLLCHKKGCIHVYVLFLCYFNVFLKGCRIFEDIRTVNEVVHRTYRSACEAIGLLCDDKEWATALIESSASASSSELHSLFAHMLVYCDVTNLLDLWEKHWKLMSDDIPLRAAASLIMSKLHLNTEDLHNLVLYEVEIILNQCVKSISDYALPDLPPNMLVDLANRVIMEEKNYDRQSLDSERVELECNMNAKQKQIYELVTNASFNQETELVFVSDHSGTGKTFLWKAIITTLRARGKIVLTVASSGIVGTPDAEDPENARWVYIPAEYCIPDDENGQANLVSFIYPRESLQNPSAYELQ is encoded by the exons ATGCGTTCAGGTGTCAAACTTGATAACAATTATGTTGTTCCTTACAATCGTAAATTGTGCTTTATGTTTCAAGCTCATATAAATGTCGACTGTTGTGGGTCGACAATGTTGATCAAGTATTTGTTCAAATACATTTCAAAGGGCACAGACCGTGTTGCAACTCGCATCTCAAGGCCTTTAGGCACTGCCAGTTCGCCGGTCCCTGCGGTTTCTCAACCGGTAGATGAAATTCAGAATTTCATTGACGCCCGCTTCATTTGCCCTCACGACGCTTTCTG GCTAACATATATACACCCTGCATTTGGAGAGGCTTTTTTCCTCAGGATGCTTCTCTGCCATAAAAAAGGTTGTATTcatgtttatgttttgtttttaTGTTATTTTAACGTTTTTTTAAAAG GTTGCCGTATTTTTGAGGATATTAGAACCGTCAACGAAGTTGTGCATCGCACATACCGATCTGCGTGTGAAGCTATTGGGCTTCTTTGTGATGATAAAGAATGGGCTACTGCATTGATAGAATCCTCAGCATCCGCAAGTTCCTCTGAACTTCATTCGCTTTTCGCTCATATGTTGGTTTACTGTGATGTGACAAATCTATTGGATCTTTGGGAAAAGCATTGGAAGTTGATGTCTGACGATATACCCCTGCGTGCTGCTGCCTCTTTGATCATGTCAAAATTGCACCTAAATACTGAAGACCTTCATAACCTTGTTCTATACGAGGTCGAAATCATTTTGAACCAGTGTGTAAAGTCAATTTCAGACTACGCATTACCGGATCTGCCACCGAACATGTTGGTAGATCTTGCTAATCGTGTAATTATGGAGGAGAAAAACTACGACCGCCAATCTCTTGATAGTGAACGTGTGGAACTGGAATGTAATATGAATGCCAAACAGAAACAAATTTATGAATTGGTGACAAATGCGTCGTTTAATCAAGAAACCGAGTTGGTTTTCGTCTCCGACCACAGTGGTACGGGAAAGACGTTTTTATGGAAAGCCATCATCACAACATTAAGAGCAAGGGGGAAGATTGTCCTTACTGTTGCATCATCCGGAATT GTAGGGACGCCTGATGCGGAGGATCCAGAAAATGCTCGGTGGGTGTACATTCCTGCAGAATACTGTATTCCAGATGATGAGAACGGGCAAGCAAACCTCGTATCTTTTATATACCCTCGTGAGTCTCTACAGAATCCATCAGCCTACGAGCTTCAGTAA